Within the Phaseolus vulgaris cultivar G19833 chromosome 9, P. vulgaris v2.0, whole genome shotgun sequence genome, the region CTTAGGGGGATTACCAATGGCAAGGTTCACCGTGTAATACCTGCATGCAAATAATTCATTCATTTACATTTTCAAAACCAACCATCATGTTTCTTTACTTTTTGTCATAAGAACACTGCTGAAAGCAATTATCAGATGAAACAAATTACACAAAGGGGTCTGTCGaactacttttttttgtagGATCACTCGATGAAAATCGGATTAATTCGATATAAACATGGATGGTTCTGAAACTTCCTAAGAAATTAGAAGGACTAGTAGTCAATTGGTTGAGCGGAGCATTCAAAGATATAATAGGGGgtaatatacataaataaaaatgacgAAACAAGTACAAGTTGAAAACTATCCAAAAGAAATCCAAGCCCAGAAAAATAAGACCCTTGAAAGTGTAGTAAATTAgactttaaaacaaaaaaaattgatttccgAGTAATCACTGTAATTATCCGATGTGGATGTGTATTGCGCAAGTTCCCAGAACAGAAGAACTTTTCAATAATTTTCGAGTATCAGAAAAACTAGTAAGTTCTTAAAAGAATAATAacccaaaaataaaatattggagAATAAGAAAGAATGAGAGTTGGTATAGGACTTTTAGAAGAAGTTTGTTGAACAAGTCAGAGGatacataatataattaatatacagTAAGATAACATAACATACCCAATTGGATAAACATTTCCTTTAATCTGAAAAGCGAAAGAGGAAGCAGGGGAGTGGACAGAGGTTGAAGGTGTTGGCTTCTTGGAGTTGAGAACCTGATCGGTTTCTGAGAAAGAGGTTAAGAAAATGGAAGAAAGAAGCAAAAAGAGTGAAATTCTCCTAATTTTCACATCCATGTTCAGAAGAAGGGGCTGAAAACTCGAAATCAGAATTGAGAATTGTGCTGAGAAGATAGAGATGAAATTGAATGAGAGAGCACTCTCCTCTAACGTGAGTACTAAACCGTGtctgcagagagagagagagagaaagagtaaGAGAGAGATAAAACACGCGCAAATGGAATCTCTCGTCTTACGTCATTACTATGACTTTTTAAGGTTGCTACAAAAAATATATCGAGCCTTATAAAAATTGTGagtaattataaaaatcaaaaACCAATATTCTAATTAGCAACATATTTccttaaatagtttttaattttttgtgatTAGGTAAAGGTTATgaaaagtatattaaaaaaataaagttggcatacttcaaaataaagtaaaaaatataaatattattataagaaaatttaacCATTTTCATCATTGAACAAGTAAATTAACAGTCTATTAGGATTTAATGATTTATTGTTTGCGAGGAGATAAAGAATAGAGAAAGTGTAGAAATCTATGTATTGAAAAATGTAAAtcacacaaatatatatttagataatcgattataaataatgtataatcatttattaatattttaataattatattattaatttgttttgatattttataaaaatattttaatttattattttaaatatatattttttattaatatttacaatttgtttaatttaaaatttgttttaattataatttatatttttaactttttttttatgtcatccCATTAATCAAATTTTTCATATGACTTATCACTTAAATTGATCACTTTTCCTACATTCAAATAATTCTACTTTCCACTCCCACCTTCATTCAAACAAAATCTAGACATAAAGTTATATTAGTTTAGTTATGatgaaaaattcaaataataatatataaatacgTTCAATATTCATTATCTAATTCAAATAACAATATTATGTAAAATTACTTGTTCTCTTTCCTAAGAATACCTAACAATTTTCATCACTTCTAGCATTAGATGTttgagttttattttagttatttttaatttaaaaataataatttactttAAAGGATAAATTATAATCACAACTGTTCCAATTAAGATTATGCTAGATTATAcatgcataaaaaataaatcatgcAGTAGtaattttactaaaatatattttaacatgGTCATGATTATTTGATTACAAATACCTAtacataataattttattaatttttatataatttatcttaaaagatgtttaaaaataattatggattgaatgactttataaaaattaataatgtacTTCATTAAACTCGTTATAAactattaatgttattataaatgagttaaaaaatttctatatttgcaaacatatattttgttttatcggAAAGTGTTATCATTGTAATTAAGCTCTATGTTAGTGAACACTTGATTAACTTAGTGTAAGACTGATCTCATAATtgatttgtaaataaatttccATTAGGTGCAGTGCTCAATTATAAAGATAATAAAACACATTTAATTAAAGTTGCAAAAGGTGATACAATTTTAAtgccaaataaaaaaaattaaagtcatGATTATAATGacttaagttatttttatttaataataaaatcatgtcaccacacaatttttttaaaagtaattatataatttaataaattaaattaagtaataatttgttttaaatgtgTGTAACGATATATAAAGTAAAGAAATGATGTAATAAATACTGGTTTGTTTTGTTAATAGTGTGTTAATAATACATTATTTagcattaaattttttataatgttttaatgaattatgttaaaaattatttaataaattttgttgtaaaattaactaatatatgtatattgtggtattatattattttattgagtaAAAACAAGTAGGAGTAAATagattaaaataagaaaaaaatattaaattaagtaaaataatttacaCTAAAAATAGATGTGAACCATAATATTGTTGTTATTACATAAACTGAAATATATTATCTATGAGACGTTGTGTCACATGGTAATTTTTATCTCTATCTTTAAGGTTGTCTTTATAACCCATGTTTGGTATCAGGGAAGTGATGATACCACACTATCATCACTGTGTTCATGTTGATTGTCCTCAAGTGAATTATTAAACTTATGTGAATAAATAACAATGCATTGACACTAGATGAAATACAATTATAATCATTATGAAAGtgttaaatatatttcatcaaccaaaaatcatatttagtTGTGATGAAAAAGTGATGTAAGTGAGAGAAACTTGTGGAGAATTGAAAATAACATGATTGGTGATAATCCTTATATTCGAGCAAAAATTTGTTATTCAACATTTTAAGAAAACTCAACTTGATAGTAGGTTGTTCAGTCTGCTCTAAGCTGTCATATTGATAGAAAAAATGTTAGTTTAGTTTGAATAAAAGTACAAtaacataaaagaataaaagaatTGTGAAATAAACTTACATCATTGTAAGACCTATGTTCTAGAGGtgttcaaaaaatataatatttttgaaactctaaaaaaactcattttaataatatactaatatatttgtatttcactttaaaataaatattaatatcacTCGGTTTCCCTTGAACAGAAATGGTGCTAATAAAAGACTCAGTTGAAAAACCAAATATGGTTTACCATGCATTCGCCTGTTGAGATTGGGACTGTTGTTGTATCTTATCTTCCCCTCTCTATTTTTTCTCTCATGGTGGGTGTTACCTGCGTCTTTCGCACCAACTCTATTCGTGACCTTTGCAAATTATACAAATCAATTATCAAAAGATGGTTTCGTGGTAGCAAGAAACCACGAGGCCACAACCCAAAAAAACAGGTATATACAGAATCTTGAAACCCTGTCATTTTCTTCATGGAAAACTTTCTAATTCTGTTCATCAAAAAGTTAAAACTCAAGACAGTTAAATGTTTTGACTACTGGGCCGTTACATTTATGATTACCTGGTACAGAAAATCACGATTAACCTGTTAACAAAAACGTGGTTAAGATAGTTTTCGAATGCATGGTTTTTTTTTCCATACATAGGAATTGTTAGAATGCATGAACACATGCACGTAGGTACGTAAAGAGAatctaataatttataaaagttttcgcCTGGCATTTCTTTCACCAGAATCCTGTTGAAGATGGCAAAGTCACGAATGGAATTGGGTGCTTCAGATTCAAGGGCGATGATTTGAGGAGCAATGAGGGTGATCATCCAATGAGTAGTCCAAGAGGATGTTTTTTGTGTAGGCATAGAAGCTCAGATAGTTCCTGCTTTCCTTGCATGAATTCTGCGTCTCGAAATGCAAGCAGAAAGACTAACCAGACATCGACCAAGAACTGTGATTTTATGTCTTCACCTTCTCCTTCTGTTTCATTGAACAGAAGCGGCAGTTTAAGAATGCCTCCTTATCTGAACTCAAGGAATGCCAGCACCAGGAGCAACAATCCAATCATGTATTCCAATTCATCTGGGATGCAAAAACCCCCACCAATTGAGAAAAAACTGGAATGCACTCTGGAAGACTTGTGCTATGGTTGCAAGAAAAACATCATGATCACCAGGGATGTCCTCACAGATACAGGGTTAGTATCCATCTCATTCACCACACCCTTCTTTGCTCCTTTCTTTCTAATTTTCAcactttttaaataaatgttactTTTTGCAAGCATGTTAGCTGGGTAAACTTTGAGAATGTATTACTAACAGATTTAAAGTTGGAGCCCACTAACATCCATATactaacaaaatataaatgCCAGTTATTAGATTCGTTCTTGTATTTACTTCGTCTCAGGAAGTTTGAATTATTAGTATAAACACTATGAGTTTATCCTAACAAAATGGTTCATCATACTTACAAGTGTTTGTCTATTTATATGCACCATCTGTGTTTAATGTTATTTGCTTCATGAATCATTGTTGGAGTAATATTTATGTCAGTAATAACTTTGCAAGTTCAGGATTTCATGGACTGTGTATTTCTTTGGCAAAAGCTTAACGAATATGATTGGTATATGTTGTATATAGGGGAATATTTCAAGAGGAAGAATTGCTAACGATAAATGTGCAACCTGGTTGGAAGAAAGGAACAGAGATTAAATTTGAAGGAAAAGGGAATGAGAGACCAGGGGCATACAGAGAagatataatatttatcatcTCCGAGAAGAGACACGAGTTATTTAGAAGAGACGGTGATGATTTGGAATTGAGTGTAAAAATTCCCTTAGTACAAGCACTTTCTGGGTGTACAATATTAATTCCACTGTTGGGTGGAGGGCACATGAATCTGAAACTTGACAACATCATACACCCTGGCCATGAAAAGATCGTCCCTGATCAAGGCATGCCAATCTCCAGAGAACAAGGAAAGAGAGGAAACTTGAGTATTACATTTCAAGTTCAGTTTCCAACACATCTCACAAGTAGTCAAAGATCAGAGGTTGTTCGTATTTTACAGGATTCTTGATTGTCATAGcatttttagtttttagatGCTCGAGAGTTATCTGCGATtacttttttctttcattcaatccttttttttctcatttaatGAATGGAATTAAATTTCTAAGGCTTTGGGGGCACTATTATCATAAGTCCCAAAAGCAAAACAAGGCTTTATAGTTGGTGGAATTCAAAACTTAGGATGGAAAATCCAGTACatataatgttaaaaaaatacttgTATCGTAATCTTGGAAGAATAAACATCATGGCAGAGTATACAGATCGAAAATTATCTATTGGAAATTGACTTTACTAATCACTCTACTGAAACCAACTCCTTGTGAGAGCTATTTTGTTTGCAAATGTACAAATTTTCTGAGAATGGTATCTGCAAAATCCCCTTCTAGGCTTTTCTCAGCATCTTAGGTACAGCTATCATTCTTTTTGGTAACTATGTTTCAAACCTACGGGTTTAATACCACAGTATCTGAAGAAAGGAAAAACGCAAACTCATTcaaattcaataataataatacacccctctaaaaggaaaataatttaaGTAACTCTGAGTAATATTTTCAAAGGGTCAATTTGATGAAGTGTCCGTAGCATATGCTATGGTTTTTGTTAACTAGTAAAAGATACATCAGTAGCACCCAGATCTCATGACTATATATATGCCCATGATCACACCAGAAGAGTTTGAGGGTATTTTTATGAGAAACTACATAAAGGGAAGAACGATGCATTGCTATATTAGGCGTGGGCATGCCTTATTCTCTAAGAACTTCTGTTGTATCATTTTATACAGTTTACTGTTAGGTATGATCATATCTTATGGAAAGAGGATATATATCAGGATTGGAAATGTTAGCTGTGGGTATATCTCATGGGAAGTGATATTTTGTTCTTATATGAATAGCTAATCAATCTTGTAACTGATTTAGACTTTGATGTGGATCAATATTATAAGATCCCACATATCAGTACATGGGAAAGAAACAGTAAGGAAAtcattaaaagcttttcaattttttagaaAGTCAACAAATGAGGTTTCCTTCTTCAATTGAAGGATTTTTTCTTCTACAGGAGAATAATTTATGAGAGGGCTTTTTGTGTCATTCACAAATTTTATACGTTTTAGTCGTTGTAGAAATTTTGATGTTGCGTGTGGATGTAGAACATATTGGCTTAACCAATAGAACTTTGTGTCTTGATATCGACTCCCTTCTCTTGTTTATATCTAGTTGATTCAATTTatcctttttattttatgaaaagtgagtttgtaTGTAAGTGTTCATTTTAAAAAAGCAAAATTCCATTTCACGATGAAGTAAATGTCTAAAGTGTTTACAAGAAAGGATTAGACcaaaaaattgtataaagttcTTTCCAAAGGATTTTCATATCAGTACAAAATTGTGTAACATTCCTTTGATAGAATGCACTTCTTCAAGAAGTGAATCTGAGATATGAAAATGATCTCTTTTGAAAATCTTTCTTTCAAGTCTTCTCAACCCAAAACTTTCTTTCAAGTCTTCCCAACCCAAAAGACTTTTAAAAACATCAACCTAGACAACGCTCTCAAATTTAATTTGAGGTGTTAGAGCCCGCCTAATCCATGAAAGACCCATAACATTACATCTTTCATTATTACCTGAATTAGAAATACTCCCATCAATAAACTATAATTTGTTCTTGGACAAAAGAGTCCACTTCATATTTCTACTCCAATAAACTATAATTTGTTCTTGGACAAAAGAGTCCACTTCATATTTCTACTTCAATAAAGTATAATTTGTTCTTGGACAAAAGAGTTCACTTCATATTTCTGCTCCCACTTCAATAAAGTATAATTTGTTCTTGGACAAAAGAGTTCACTTCATATTTCTGCTCCAAGTGTGGTAGTTGGTTTCATTGAGGTATTGAGGTGGTAGTTGGTTTCATTGAGGAATGGAGAAACAAGAATTAGTCCTGAATTTGTCTCCAGGATGCAAATGCAAATATTAGGGACTCCATTAATTCTTGAAAAAGATAATCAAAAGACACAAAGACATTGATCAATTCTTCAGGATTTAGACATTGATTAATTGTAGAAATTGTTGACTCCATTAATTCTTGAAAAAGATAATCAAGAAAGAATAAGGAACAAGAAGAGAAGCAACAGAAGCAGAGCATGCCGTAACTTATTCTGATACCATCTTGAAGATGGTAGCCCATCAAAAGTTAGGAGTTTCGcgaaagagaagaaaagagagaaaagactCCTAAAGGAGGAGGAAAGAAAGAACTCCAGTGGGAAGCATGGAATAGCatgcagagaaaaaaaaacgaaGCACACACCATGTAAGAGAAAGATTTGAACTTTTTGTTATTTGAAAACCGAAAAGAGAATATTATTACAAAACAGAGTCCAAAAcctaaataaaaatgttttggAAAAGCCCTAACATATACTGGTGTGAAAACCATCACAAGACGTCTA harbors:
- the LOC137822498 gene encoding uncharacterized protein, producing MVGVTCVFRTNSIRDLCKLYKSIIKRWFRGSKKPRGHNPKKQNPVEDGKVTNGIGCFRFKGDDLRSNEGDHPMSSPRGCFLCRHRSSDSSCFPCMNSASRNASRKTNQTSTKNCDFMSSPSPSVSLNRSGSLRMPPYLNSRNASTRSNNPIMYSNSSGMQKPPPIEKKLECTLEDLCYGCKKNIMITRDVLTDTGGIFQEEELLTINVQPGWKKGTEIKFEGKGNERPGAYREDIIFIISEKRHELFRRDGDDLELSVKIPLVQALSGCTILIPLLGGGHMNLKLDNIIHPGHEKIVPDQGMPISREQGKRGNLSITFQVQFPTHLTSSQRSEVVRILQDS